The region cattttatttactaccgtcgttctaagcaaataagatgcataaacatgataaacatcacatgcaatcaaatagtgacatgatatggccaatatcattttgctccttttgatctccatcttcggggctccatgatcatcgtcaccggcatgacaccatgatcttcatcatcgtgtctccatgaagttgtcttgccaacttattacttctactactatggctaacggtttagcaatgaagtaaagtaattacatggcgttattcagtgacacgcaggtcatacaataaattaagacaactcctatggctcctgccggttgtcatactcatcgacatgcaagtcatgattcctattacaagaacatgatcaatctcatacatcacatatcattcatcacattcttcttggccatatcacatcacatagcataccctgcaaaaacaagttagacgtcctctaattgttgtttgcatgttttacgtggctgctaagggtttctagcaagaacatttattACCTAcgcgaaagccacaacgtgatatgccaattgctatttacccttcataaggacccttttcatcgaatccgatccgactaaagtgggagagactggcacccgctagccaccttatgcaataagtgcatgttagtcggtggaacctgcctcacgtaagagtacgtgtaaggtcggtctgggccgcttcatcccacaatgccaccgaatcaagattggactagtaacggtaagcatattgaacaagatcaatgcccacaactactttgtgttctactcatgcatagaatctatgcaatagacctagctcatgatgccactgttgggtaatgtagcagaaattcaaaattttcctacgagtcaccaagatctatctatggagagactagcaacgaggggaagtagagtacatctacatacccttgtagatcgctaagcggaagcgttcaagagaacggtgttgaaggagtcgtactcatcgtgatccaaatcaccggagatcctagtgccgaacggatggcacctccgcgttcaacacacgtacagcccgatgacaactcccatgccttgatccagcaaggagagaggaagaggttggggaagactccgtccagcagcaacacaacggcgtggtggtggtggaggagcgtggcaatcctgcagggcttcaccaagcaccgcgggagaggaggaggacttgggagagggggagggctgcgccagaacttggggtgcggctgccctcccacccctccactatttataggaggggaGAGAAGGGTCtggcccccttagatcccatctagggttgggggcggcggccaagggggggaggagtgcctcccaagtcaagtggaggccctcccccttagggtttcccctctcccatgcacatgggccttggggggggggctggtgcccctggcccattaaggctaagggtgcccccttacagcccatgctgctgtattggacgtggtggaacaatttccggacctccagacccctccggaatcctccggaaccttctggaagcttcccggtacaataccagaaaaacccgaacttttcccggaacccgaacaacaactttccatatataaatctttacctccggaccattccggaactccccatgacgtctgggatctcatccgggactcggaacaatattcggtaaccatgtatatctattccctataaccctagcgtcatcgaaccttaagtgtgtagaccctacgggttcgggaaccatgcagacatgaacgagacgttctccagtcaataaccaacagcgggatctggatacccatgttggctcccacatgttccacgatgatctcatcggacgaaccacgatgtcaaggactcaatcgaccccgtatacaattccctttgtctagtggtattatacttgcccgagattcgatcgtcggtatgccgatacgttgttctatctcgttaccggcaagtctctttactcgttccataacacatcatcccatgatcaaccccttggtcacattgtgcacattatgatgatgtcctaccgagtgggcccagagatacctctccgtcaaccggagtgacaaatcccagtctcgattcgcgccaacccaacagacacttttggagatacccgtagtgcacctttatagccaccgagttatgttgtgacgtttggtacacccaaagcattcctacggtatccgggagttgcacaatctcatggtctaaggaaatgatacttgacattagaaaagctttagcatacgaactacacgatctttgtgctaggcttaggattgggtcttgtccatcacatcattctcctaatgatgtgatcccattatcaacgacatccaatgtccatggtcaggaaaccataaccatctattgatcaacgagctagtcaattagaggctttactagggacatggtgttgtctatgtatccacacatgtatctgagtttcctatcaatacaattatagcatggataatagacgattatcatgaacaaggaaatataataataataactaatttattattgcctctagggcatatttccaacaatataacCGTCATCCTCCTCTGTATCAGGGATGGATGGGGCAAGATCTGCACATAACGTATCTAGCACCCTGACCCCCAAAGCATCTATGTCAGAATCGTTCATAGGTTTGACTGCAGCTAACTTATGAATCAACTCTAAAGCACGTTCCGCTTCCAGGTCCAGTATATCATTAACagatttagagatttcactatcattactacctagtgaaactcctagcTCATTTGCATTGTGAATGATCTCATCATTAGAAAAGTGCAAAATAGAATTGGAAGTGTTGactgacataccagtagtgacctccatGTCATGAAGCTTGGCCGCCCACATGGCGCACCTCATCTGCATATCATCAACATCCGTCTGGTCCTGAAGGCGACAACCCATCCGTCTCCCCTCAGACACAGGATCCGGAATACCTCCAAAAGTGATGACCTCCTCCCAGATCGACCCGTTTGGGGGTAAGGCGTCCTGCCCCACCCCCAACGCACGGCCCGACAAGTAAAGTCGGAGAACCGCAGATAACCGCGGACAAGCGTAGGGTTAGCAAGGGATGGGCCACTTGCCCATGCTCCCCACCTGGAGTCCCGCGAGGAGAAGAGAGGACGGGGGCCTCCTGCCCCCACGCCCCACCCGACCTGGCAGTCAGACTGAAGTGCACCGTGTCCACTCCTGTCGGTGTTAGACAGGGCTCGGTCGATGCCACATGCTCGGCCACCCTGGACACCCGAGGGGACGAGGTAACCGAGGTTGCCTGCCCGATCGGTGACACATCCATCTCCGCGGCCAGTCTCGACGGAGACCTCCCGTGCGGAGAAACAACAGTAGAGGTGAGAGAGCGGGGGGGGGGCACCTGCCCAAGATCGTCCCTCCCCTCCAGAGAGACAACAGCCTCCGCAAAATCCAGGAGAGGAAGTGTGCGCTCAAGCACATCCTTGGACTCCACCCTGTCGCTCCATAGCCTAGGAAGAGCGTAAGCTGGCTGAAAAGAACCAAACTGCAAAGTACTCATCGGCACCGAAGTAGAGGGTGCAACCCCATTCCCGGGCATCTGTGAATCAGCCCCCGGGCCATTGGGCAACTCATGCACAACATCTTCCCCTCGCGCCTCCGAATTACCCGATCCATCATTCTTATCATGCATGTCCACATCAGTCCCTACCAGAGCCTCAGCGAAGTACTCGGAATCCTCCACTTGACCACGTCAGGAACAAACTCGATATCCAAAACACTCACCAGAAGTTGGGCAACCCCGTTAGCTCGGGTAAAAGCCATGGCCACCCTCTCAGTTTTCCCGACCAGAATTCCCAAGCTAGCAACAACCCGGGCGTCCTGAATCAGATTCGACGGAGCCCCCGAAAAATGCAACCAAACCTGAGTGAGAGGCTTGCCCTGTGGCTCTACCTTCTTCCACTCGTGAAACTCAAGAATGCACTCTGTGCTAGGAACTCTGCACAACCCAAAACTGAGAAGACGCTCCAAGTCCTCTGTAGTAGGGAAGTCAACCTTATACATGTTGGCCTCGAGACGAACAAGCTCCCACTCAAAATCACCTAGAGCCAAGTCCCTAAGCCTCTGCATAATCTGAGCCTCAGACACATCACCTTTCGTGACCTTAACGATCCCCATAGTCGTGCTCGGGGACTCCTCGGGAACGTCCCTTGCACAAGGAgactcaaagaacatcaactcggcACAACAGACTCCATAGATAGTAATTCTCGGCATCTGATAACGCAATATCGGGCACACACCCGTGTCATGTGCTGGCCTGAGGCAAAGTATCACATAACTCGGTCACACATTCAGCAATAAAGTGACCCCTCTCACCACAACGATAGCACAACATCTTCTCCTTTTTCTGAGCCCACTTGGAAGCTCTCTCACCATCTGCCTTGTCAACGGCACATGGAGCACCCGACGTCACTGGCTCAGTCACATGGACCTCAGCAGTAGCCAGCGCCGTCACCACCTCCATAGCCTTGTCGGACAATTCCGGCGCCTCTCCGGAAGTAGCCACCTCTGTGGACTCCTTCGGTTCCACAATGACCGGCAGTGGAGATGGGCGGTAACGGTTCCGACCACCGCGACCACCACGGTGACCTCTGTAGCCGCCTCTATGCCGGTAATCTGGGCCAGATGCCCCCTCAACAAAGCCTCCAGGGGGACCGTAAAAAGGTCTTTCTGCAGAGCCATCACTCTGCCAAGCATACCCATGCCCGCCTCCCGTCGACGAGGAACCACGATGTTGGCCGTCACCATAGACGTCATAGCCATCGTCACCCCACTTTCCCCGAGGTGGACCGTTGCCACCACGATTAACTGGGAAGCGAGCGTGTCCAGCACCACCCTCGCCCACATTGTCAAGTTGAGGCGGCGGATCAGTCCTTTGTTGTGGTGGTCTTGCAACATAGTGGGGCGATGGTGCATCCCGGTTCTGCTGCCCATGCATCAACACGTGCTTGCGAGGTGCCACCATCGTCGTCCCTGGCTGCAATGGCCGAGATCCTCATCCACGCCCCGCCGCGGCAAGCGCGGGTGCTGGACCGACCGCCCCAGGAGCTGGCGGCCTAGGACCCATAGCGCCACTGCCGCGTCCCGCAGCGGCAACCCCCGTCTCAGCAACCGCTGGGGCTTGCTGACCCGACATGCCACCACCATGCCCCACAGCGGCCAGTCCGGTGGCTACATGAGCCTTCTGCCCAGGCGGCGCTCCTGCACCACGCCCGCCCAACGTGTTCCCAGCCACCGCCAAGGGCTTCGGTCCAGGAGGAGCACCTCCACGTCCCGCCATAGCCGCTAGAGGAGGAACCCGCACAGCGCGGCCAGTCCCACACCTTGGAAACCTAGGGACGACATGGCGATGACGAACCCTAGGTAGAGGCAAAAGAAACGAACAAGGAAGAGAACGATGATCTGGAGTTTTGCATTCAGCGACGTCACCCGCAGATGTGATCGGCGTTACCTGGGCCTCATACCCTGGAACATCGGGTCCAGACTGCCGTGCCTCGATGCTCTCATGCTGGGCCACATACCCAGTCATGACAGAGCTGGCCTGCCCAGCcataggcccatgaaggcccaaaaaagaattcAAACGCCTCCGACGAAATGTTCAGATCAAGGTCGGTGGATcggccaccgccgccgcggccgaCGACTGCCTCACCGCCGCCCGACCCTTCTTCCTTTGACGATCGACCATTTTCCACTCACCGAAGAAATCACCAAGCGTTAGGGACGGCAACCTTACCTTAGGAAGCGGCTCCTTCCAAGGTTTCATGGCTGTCGGAGCAGCTCGCCGGTGGACGACTCGCCGGAAGACCTCCACCTTGTCATCCGCTCCTAGACTGGACCAGGCTGCATCCGACGCCGGCACGATCCCGTCGATGCATGACGCTAGCTCCTCCTCCGAATACCCAACCTGCAAAGATTGACACACAAAGTCAGACGGCGTCGGGGATGCCGCGTCCTTACCAGATCGGGCGACGTCTAGGCCGTCATCCTCGTCGGAGTCGTCGGACTCCAATCCGGCAAGGGCCCAGAACCTATTTCCTATCCGATGAGGTGAAGCACCGGTGGCCGGCGCGGGGGCACCCCGATCTCCCACCCCGTCGCCCATCCTATTCGGCGGGGCGGGGCGTGGGCGTGGCCGAAATTTAAACCGAGAGAAAAGTGTCCGAAAAATTTTGGAAACAATCTAAAAAATGAACCCTAATATGTTGATCATTCTGGGAACCGAGTGTTTTTTTAGGAACCAACCGAGTGGTTAGTTGGAGGTTGAAATGTGGACCTTTCTCTTAGTGGATTATCTTTTTCTCCCATTTCTCACTTTGTGACCCGAGGATGAGTTGGCCCGCGACCCGCACCCTATTTCATGGGCCTCCATGGCCGAGGAGGCTGCCGACAAGGCAACGAAGTGGAGCTGGCTCCCCAGATTCCACTAGCTGCCACCAAAGCCATTGACTCCAGTAGGTTGTACGTGAAGCACGAGGCGAGCACATGCGGGGGTTTGACAGAAGGTGCTGCAAGGCATGGCTCGCATCGTCTGGCGTCGGCTCCACGACAGATGCTGCAGATGACTCCTTCCCTGGGCACCGTGCTCTCTCGTGCCCTTGATTATGACTCTGGCTCCCACTCCAACCACCCCGGAGCCTAGCCAAGCATATGCATATGAAGAGAGGGGTTGTCTTTTTTTTGGGAAAGGAGAGGGGTTGTCTTGATGCTAGTGGTATGCACTTGCCGAAGCCCATTTGCAGGTGAGGATATTGTTGTGGCTGGTGTGGATCTGCCAAATTCTGGGGCCCTCTTCGCCGCCAAGATTAAATTTTGAAACAATGATTGGTTGCCTCTTGAAGGAAAAAGCTTTGAGGGGGAAATGCAAGAAGGGTGGTGCTAATCCTCGACCCGGCATCCTCAAAAAGAAGTCTAGGAGGAGCGAAAGCAATAAGGGTGGTACAAAAGGGAATGCACACATTGTTCCATGATTCATGGTTCTCAGATTTCTTGGTTGGAAGCAtttttgaggaaatcgttaactggtagctgctcgcttggcttgcgagtaggggattaatgaaggaaatatgccctagaggcaataataaagttattatttatttccttataatcatgataaatgtttattattcatgctagaattgtattaaccagaaacataatacatgtgtgaataaatagacaaacaaagtgtcactagtatgcctctacttgactagctcgttaatcaaagatggttatgtttcctaaccatgaacaatgagttgttatttgattaacgaggtcacatcattagttgaatgatctgattgacatgacccattccattagcttagcacccgatcgtttagtatgttgctattgctttcttcatgacttatacatgttcctataactatgagattatgcaactcccgtttaccggaggaacactttgggtactaccaaacgtcacaacgtaactgggtgattataaaggagtactacaggtgtctccaatggtacatgttgggttggcgtatttcgagattaggttttgtcactccgattgtcggagaggtatctctgggccctctcggtaatgcacatcacataagccttgcaagcattacaactaatatggtagttgtgagatgatgtattacggaacgagtaaagagacttgccggtaacgagattgaactaggtattggataccgacgatcaaatctcgggcaagtaacataccaatgacaaagggaacaacgtatgttgttatgcggtctgaccgataaagatcttcgtagaatatgtaggagccaatatgggcatccaggtcccgctattggttattgaccggagacgtgtctcggtcatgtctacattgttctcgaaccgtagggtccgcacgcttaacgttacgatgacagttattatgagtttatgcattttgatgtaccgaaggttgttcggagtcccggatgtgatcacggacatgacgaggagtctcgaaatggtcgagacataaagattgatatattggaagcctatgtttgaacATCGGAAGTgtcccgggtgaaatcaggattttaccggattaccgggaggttaccggaaccccccgggagtcatatgggccttattgggccttagtggaaaggtgaaagggctgcccataagggctgcacgcctcccccctcccctagtcctattaggactaggagaggtggccggccacccctctccctctttcccccttgggaatcctagttggaataggattggggggggggtgggggggagtcctactcccggtaggagtaggactcctcctgcgccctcctcctggccggcgcacctctcccccttggctcctttatatatggaggcagggggcacctctagacacacaagttgatcattgagatcgttccttagccgtgtgcggtgccccctgccaccatattccacctcgatcatattgttgtagtgcttaggcgaagccctgcgtcggtaatacatcaagatcgtcaccacgccgtcgtgctgacagaactcctccccgaagctttgctggatcggagcccggggaccgtcatcgagctgtacgtgtgctaagaactcggaggtgccggagtaacggtgcttggatcggttggatcgggaataagacgtacgactacttcctctatgttgtgtcaacgcttccgttgcgatctacaagggtacgtatatcatactctcccctcgttgctatgcatcaccatgatcttgcgtgtgcgtaggaaattctttgaaattactacgttccccaatagtggcatccgagcctaggttttatggtttgatgttatctgcacgagtagaacataagtgagttgtggacgatacaagtcatactacctaccggcatgtcatactttggttcagcggtattgttggacgagacgacccggaccaaccttacgcgtacgcttacgcgagaccggttcccttgacgtgctttgcacatagatggcttgcgggcgactgtctctccaactttagttgaaccgagtgtggctacacccggtccttgcgaaggttaaaatggagtctatttgacaaactatcgttgtggttttgatgcgtaggtgagattggttcttgcttaaagcccgtagcagccatgtaaaacttgcaacaacaaagtagaggacgtctaacttgtttttgcagggcatgttgtgatgtgatatggtcaaggcatgatgctaaattttattgtatgagatgatcatgttttgtaaccgagttatcggcaactggcaggagccatatggttgtcgctttattgtatgcaatgcaatcgcgatgtaatgctttactttatcactaaacggtagccatggaagcataagattggcgagacgacaacgatgctacgatggagatcaaggtgtcacgccggtgacgatggtgatcatgacggtgcttcggagatggagatcacaggcacaagatgatgatggccatatcatatcacttatattgattgcatgtgatgtttatctttatatgcatcttatcttgctttgattgacggtagcattataagatgatctctcactaaattatcaagaagtgtactccctgagtatgcaccgttgcgaaagttcttcgtgctgagacaccacgtgatgatcgggtgtgataggctctacgttcaaatacaacgggtgcaaaacagttgcacacgcggaatactcaggttatacttgacgagccaagcatatacagatatggcctcggaacacggagactgaaaggtcgagcgtgaatcatatagtagatatgatcaacataatgatgttcaccgatgaaactactccatctcacgtgatgatcggacatggtttagttgatttggatcacgtgatcacttagaggattagagggatgtttatctaagtgggagttcttaagtaatatgattaattgaacttaaatttatcatgaacttagtacctgatagtatcttgcttgtttatgttgattgtagatagatggctcgtgctgttgttccgttgaattttaatgcgttccttgagaaagcaaagttgaaagatgatggtagcaattacacggactgggtccgtaacttgaggattatcctcattgctgcacagaagaattacgtcattgagatcgttccttagccgtgtgcggtgccccctgccaccatattccaccttgatcatatcgttgtagtgcttaggcgaagccctgcgttggtaatacatcaagatcgtcaccacgccgtcgtgctgacagaactcctccccgaagctttgctggatcggagcccggggaccgtcatcgagctgtacgtgtgctaagaactcggaggtgccggagtaacggtgcttggatcggttggatcgggaagaagacgtacgactacttcctctacgtcgtgtcaacgcttccgttgcgatctacaagggtacgtagatcatactctcccctcgttgctatgcatcaccatgatcttgcgtgtgcgtaggaatttttttgaaattactacgttccccaacaattaataggctaattggcaagttaatcggccatttaatcaattaatcggatgcttttttggtttatcggctactcagtgaccctacgagtaggggttaatcggccatttaatcaattaatcagacGGTTTATTGGTTTattggctactcggtgaccctacgagtaggggttaatcggcaagttaactggttaatcggacgaattcttgaacaggggttgGAAGCAGATGCTTGGTTGTGTCTATTGACTTTGTCGATTTGTCTCTTTCAAGTTGCAGCGGCTTGACGGGGTTTCCTTTGCATGTTGAGCCCCATGTGTTGGGGAGAGGCATTAATAAGTGTGGGGTGTAGTGTTTGTCGACCTGCCTTTGTGGTCGTGTGTCTCCATGATTCGAGAGTACTTGGCACgtttgaatagattggaagtttcttCGCAAAAAAAAACCAAAAATGCCTAGGTGAGGGCATTTCCAGAGGAGAACCTGAAAGCTTCGGTGTAGGTTTCAATTGTAGTGTCCACACCACTTTTGTTAAAAAAAAGTCATTCAATGGTGACATTATCGGTCCACGGAGCGGTCCGAACATCACCAACAAAAAGCAACTTCGTGGTCctcttctcttttctctctctcctcCCAATGGCACACCACATACATATCCACCAAAAGCAATCACATAAATGGGTCTCCTCTTTCCTCCCAACCACACAAATGAGAATTTTTTTATGATTAAGGTTGTGTGGCTTTCCCCCTCCCGCATCTATGATTAAGGCTTGGATACGGTGTCCGATTTGAAGGCGAGCGTTGGAGATGCACTAACACCACATACATAGAAGTAAAACTGAGGAAGCTGCATAGCAACAAGAAATGATTTGAGTCAAGGAGATTATATATTAATAGTTATGTACAACGAAACTAATTAAGGTTTGTTTCATGCCTAGATTTTCATTTTGTGTTTCAGGAAGTTAACATGGCCAAGATGAACCCATGTATTGGTAGTGGCGTGGCAAGATCCCTCCCTCCACAACCAACCAAATCGTTAGCGCTTGCACTTTTTGCAGTAATGGTTTTGCGCTGACAACTTGGATGCACATCGGTAGCAGAAACTGTTTCCACACCTGCAAGCGGAGAAAAATCAAATTAATGGAGCATCAAACAAGCAACCTTTGGAGGAGCTCGGATAATTTCACGTTCATGATGAATGGATCCAGTTTGCTGCGGTTGGTACCTGCATTTCATGTAATTGCAGCCTTCCGATTTCTCCACGAACATCCGGCACTTGGGGCACCGCTGCCATCCCTTTCTGCCGATGAGGCGCCGGAGCAGGAGGTCGTTCCGGCCGCGCTCGTCCTGCCCGAGGTTCTGGAACTCCTTGCACCCCAGGCCGTCGTGCCATGGCACGGCGCACCGGGCGCAGAAGAGCCGGTGGCAGTGCGGGCACTCCGCCTCCGTGATGGCCTTCGTGTCGGCGTCGGCGAGCAGGAGCGCCGAGCATTCTTGGTACGGGCAGTACACCCTCTTGGCGCTGACCGCGAGCTCGCACAGCAGGAAGCCCCACCTGTCGAGGAGGTCCGCGGGGATGATGCCGCGGCAGCACTCCGGCTCCACGGCGCCGGCCTCGCAGCCTGGATGAGGGCATTCCACGCGAGCGACCTTGTCATCCAGCTTCGCGGCCACGTACTGGGCGACG is a window of Triticum dicoccoides isolate Atlit2015 ecotype Zavitan chromosome 2B, WEW_v2.0, whole genome shotgun sequence DNA encoding:
- the LOC119367363 gene encoding probable E3 ubiquitin-protein ligase RNF217 yields the protein MCMELVPINLKSSFGPCGHAFCSSCVTMYVAVKQREREDVGRVKCPDCENGVPVFVTEGGGDLPADGHGEPFDCAICMETVPGTLKFSVSSCGHPFCRNCVAQYVAAKLDDKVARVECPHPGCEAGAVEPECCRGIIPADLLDRWGFLLCELAVSAKRVYCPYQECSALLLADADTKAITEAECPHCHRLFCARCAVPWHDGLGCKEFQNLGQDERGRNDLLLRRLIGRKGWQRCPKCRMFVEKSEGCNYMKCRCGNSFCYRCASKLSAQNHYCKKCKR